In Solanum pennellii chromosome 7, SPENNV200, the following are encoded in one genomic region:
- the LOC107025812 gene encoding diacylglycerol kinase 5-like isoform X4 yields MADSESEHNNIHRDFYIPTYILAPNASSNSLRLPDVPTCPVLVFVNSKSGGQLGGELLRTFRHLLNKYQVFDLGDEAPDSVLRRLYLNIERLKGNGDHFAAEIEERMRIIVAGGDGTAGWLLGVVSDLKLSQPPPIATVPLGTGNNLPFAFGWGKKNPGTDLNSVISFLKQVMNAKEMKMDSWHILMRMRAPKVGSCDPVAPLELPHSLHAFHRVSLSDELNVLGIHMKPRVGHIREGFHTFRGGFWNYFSMGMDAQVSYAFHSERKMNPDKFKNQLVNQSSYLKLGCTQGWFFAPLVHPSSKNIAQLTKVKIMKKQGEWQDLHIPPSVRSIVCLNLPSFSGGLNPWGTPNSNKRRYRDLTPPFVDDGLLEVVGFRDAWHGLVLLAPKGHGTRLAQAHGIRFEFQKGAADHTFMRIDGEPWKQPLPDNDDTVVVEISHLGQVKMLATHDCRAKSIHDPTSQFSHDADEVDSDEENSVTEERRKFGAADTFKIPDEVKRQNRSHGRKPRLWALLRNLLAFRLERH; encoded by the exons ATGGCAGATTCTGAGTCCGAGCACAATAACATCCATAGAGACTTTTATATTCCTACTTATATACTTGCACCGAATGCTTCGAGCAACAGTTTACGTTTACCTGATGTACCAACATGCCCTGTGCTAGTGTTCGTCAACTCTAAAAGTGGAGGTCAACTTGGAGGAGAACTTCTTCGTACATTTCGCCATCTTCTTAACAAATATCAG GTTTTTGATTTGGGAGATGAAGCTCCTGATAGTGTTTTACGTAGACTGTATTTGAATATAGAAAGGCTCAAGGGTAATGGTGATCACTTTGCCGCCGAAATTGAAGAGAGAATGAGAATTATT GTTGCAGGTGGAGATGGAACGGCTGGCTGGCTTCTCGGAGTTGTATCTGATCTCAAACTATCTCAGCCACCTCCAATTGCAACAGTACCTCTGGGAACTGGAAATAACCTTCCATTTGCTTTTGGCTGG GGAAAGAAGAATCCAGGGACCGACCTTAACTCCGTCATCTCTTTTTTGAAGCAAGTAATGAATGCAAAGGAAATGAAGATGGACAG TTGGCACATTCTTATGAGGATGAGGGCACCAAAAGTTGGTTCTTGTGATCCTGTTGCACCGCTAGAATTGCCTCATTCTTTGCATGCCTTTCACCGGGTTTCTTTATCTGATGAACTGAACGTG TTAGGTATTCATATGAAGCCCAGGGTGGGGCATATTCGG GAAGGTTTCCATACATTTCGTGGAGGTTTCTGGAATTACTTCAGCATGG GAATGGATGCACAAGTATCTTATGCATTTCACTCAGAGAGGAAAATGAACCCTGACAAATTCAAAAACCAACTTGTCAATCAG AGTTCATATTTAAAGCTAGGATGTACACAAGGATGGTTTTTTGCTCCTCTCGTTCATCCTTCTTCAAA GAACATAGCTCAACTGACTAAGGTTAAGATAATGAAAAAGCAGGGTGAATGGCAAGACCTTCACATCCCACCCAG TGTCAGGTCAATTGTATGCCTCAACTTGCCTAGCTTTTCCGGTGGACTAAATCCCTGGGGAACACCAAATAGCAACAAACGTCGATAT AGGGACTTGACTCCTCCATTTGTAGACGACGGCCTTCTTGAGGTTGTTGGATTCAGAGACGCTTGGCACGGATTGGTCCTCCTTGCTCCAAAAGGACATGGGACACGTCTAGCCCAG GCGCATGGAATCCGGTTTGAGTTTCAGAAAGGTGCAGCTGATCATACATTCATGAGGATTGATGGGGAACCCTGGAAGCAGCCACTACCTGATAATGATGATACTGTTGTGGTAGAAATTTCTCATCTAGGCCAAGTTAAGATGCTTGCTACCCACGACTGCAGAGCCAAAAGTATACATGATCCCACAAGTCAATTCAGTCATGACGCTGATGAGGTTGATAGTGATGAAGAAAATTCAGTCACTGAAGAACGGAGGAAATTTGGGGCAGCAGACACTTTCAAAATTCCAGATGAG GTTAAGAGACAAAATAGGTCTCATGGGAGGAAGCCTAGACTATGGGCGCTATTAAGGAATTTGCTCGCCTTTCGTTTAGAGAGACATTGA
- the LOC107025812 gene encoding diacylglycerol kinase 5-like isoform X5, whose protein sequence is MADSESEHNNIHRDFYIPTYILAPNASSNSLRLPDVPTCPVLVFVNSKSGGQLGGELLRTFRHLLNKYQVFDLGDEAPDSVLRRLYLNIERLKGNGDHFAAEIEERMRIIVAGGDGTAGWLLGVVSDLKLSQPPPIATVPLGTGNNLPFAFGWGKKNPGTDLNSVISFLKQVMNAKEMKMDSWHILMRMRAPKVGSCDPVAPLELPHSLHAFHRVSLSDELNVEGFHTFRGGFWNYFSMGMDAQVSYAFHSERKMNPDKFKNQLVNQSSYLKLGCTQGWFFAPLVHPSSKNIAQLTKVKIMKKQGEWQDLHIPPSVRSIVCLNLPSFSGGLNPWGTPNSNKRRYRDLTPPFVDDGLLEVVGFRDAWHGLVLLAPKGHGTRLAQAHGIRFEFQKGAADHTFMRIDGEPWKQPLPDNDDTVVVEISHLGQVKMLATHDCRAKSIHDPTSQFSHDADEVDSDEENSVTEERRKFGAADTFKIPDEVKRQNRSHGRKPRLWALLRNLLAFRLERH, encoded by the exons ATGGCAGATTCTGAGTCCGAGCACAATAACATCCATAGAGACTTTTATATTCCTACTTATATACTTGCACCGAATGCTTCGAGCAACAGTTTACGTTTACCTGATGTACCAACATGCCCTGTGCTAGTGTTCGTCAACTCTAAAAGTGGAGGTCAACTTGGAGGAGAACTTCTTCGTACATTTCGCCATCTTCTTAACAAATATCAG GTTTTTGATTTGGGAGATGAAGCTCCTGATAGTGTTTTACGTAGACTGTATTTGAATATAGAAAGGCTCAAGGGTAATGGTGATCACTTTGCCGCCGAAATTGAAGAGAGAATGAGAATTATT GTTGCAGGTGGAGATGGAACGGCTGGCTGGCTTCTCGGAGTTGTATCTGATCTCAAACTATCTCAGCCACCTCCAATTGCAACAGTACCTCTGGGAACTGGAAATAACCTTCCATTTGCTTTTGGCTGG GGAAAGAAGAATCCAGGGACCGACCTTAACTCCGTCATCTCTTTTTTGAAGCAAGTAATGAATGCAAAGGAAATGAAGATGGACAG TTGGCACATTCTTATGAGGATGAGGGCACCAAAAGTTGGTTCTTGTGATCCTGTTGCACCGCTAGAATTGCCTCATTCTTTGCATGCCTTTCACCGGGTTTCTTTATCTGATGAACTGAACGTG GAAGGTTTCCATACATTTCGTGGAGGTTTCTGGAATTACTTCAGCATGG GAATGGATGCACAAGTATCTTATGCATTTCACTCAGAGAGGAAAATGAACCCTGACAAATTCAAAAACCAACTTGTCAATCAG AGTTCATATTTAAAGCTAGGATGTACACAAGGATGGTTTTTTGCTCCTCTCGTTCATCCTTCTTCAAA GAACATAGCTCAACTGACTAAGGTTAAGATAATGAAAAAGCAGGGTGAATGGCAAGACCTTCACATCCCACCCAG TGTCAGGTCAATTGTATGCCTCAACTTGCCTAGCTTTTCCGGTGGACTAAATCCCTGGGGAACACCAAATAGCAACAAACGTCGATAT AGGGACTTGACTCCTCCATTTGTAGACGACGGCCTTCTTGAGGTTGTTGGATTCAGAGACGCTTGGCACGGATTGGTCCTCCTTGCTCCAAAAGGACATGGGACACGTCTAGCCCAG GCGCATGGAATCCGGTTTGAGTTTCAGAAAGGTGCAGCTGATCATACATTCATGAGGATTGATGGGGAACCCTGGAAGCAGCCACTACCTGATAATGATGATACTGTTGTGGTAGAAATTTCTCATCTAGGCCAAGTTAAGATGCTTGCTACCCACGACTGCAGAGCCAAAAGTATACATGATCCCACAAGTCAATTCAGTCATGACGCTGATGAGGTTGATAGTGATGAAGAAAATTCAGTCACTGAAGAACGGAGGAAATTTGGGGCAGCAGACACTTTCAAAATTCCAGATGAG GTTAAGAGACAAAATAGGTCTCATGGGAGGAAGCCTAGACTATGGGCGCTATTAAGGAATTTGCTCGCCTTTCGTTTAGAGAGACATTGA
- the LOC107025812 gene encoding diacylglycerol kinase 5-like isoform X2: MRNQYFPQDTCLLKFLSRPLNRLELMADSESEHNNIHRDFYIPTYILAPNASSNSLRLPDVPTCPVLVFVNSKSGGQLGGELLRTFRHLLNKYQVFDLGDEAPDSVLRRLYLNIERLKGNGDHFAAEIEERMRIIVAGGDGTAGWLLGVVSDLKLSQPPPIATVPLGTGNNLPFAFGWGKKNPGTDLNSVISFLKQVMNAKEMKMDSWHILMRMRAPKVGSCDPVAPLELPHSLHAFHRVSLSDELNVLGIHMKPRVGHIREGFHTFRGGFWNYFSMGMDAQVSYAFHSERKMNPDKFKNQLVNQSSYLKLGCTQGWFFAPLVHPSSKNIAQLTKVKIMKKQGEWQDLHIPPSVRSIVCLNLPSFSGGLNPWGTPNSNKRRYRDLTPPFVDDGLLEVVGFRDAWHGLVLLAPKGHGTRLAQAHGIRFEFQKGAADHTFMRIDGEPWKQPLPDNDDTVVVEISHLGQVKMLATHDCRAKSIHDPTSQFSHDADEVDSDEENSVTEERRKFGAADTFKIPDEVKRQNRSHGRKPRLWALLRNLLAFRLERH, from the exons ATGAGGAATCAGTATTTTCCGCAGGATACATGTTTGTTGAAATTTCTCTCACGGCCTTTGAACAGA CTGGAGTTAATGGCAGATTCTGAGTCCGAGCACAATAACATCCATAGAGACTTTTATATTCCTACTTATATACTTGCACCGAATGCTTCGAGCAACAGTTTACGTTTACCTGATGTACCAACATGCCCTGTGCTAGTGTTCGTCAACTCTAAAAGTGGAGGTCAACTTGGAGGAGAACTTCTTCGTACATTTCGCCATCTTCTTAACAAATATCAG GTTTTTGATTTGGGAGATGAAGCTCCTGATAGTGTTTTACGTAGACTGTATTTGAATATAGAAAGGCTCAAGGGTAATGGTGATCACTTTGCCGCCGAAATTGAAGAGAGAATGAGAATTATT GTTGCAGGTGGAGATGGAACGGCTGGCTGGCTTCTCGGAGTTGTATCTGATCTCAAACTATCTCAGCCACCTCCAATTGCAACAGTACCTCTGGGAACTGGAAATAACCTTCCATTTGCTTTTGGCTGG GGAAAGAAGAATCCAGGGACCGACCTTAACTCCGTCATCTCTTTTTTGAAGCAAGTAATGAATGCAAAGGAAATGAAGATGGACAG TTGGCACATTCTTATGAGGATGAGGGCACCAAAAGTTGGTTCTTGTGATCCTGTTGCACCGCTAGAATTGCCTCATTCTTTGCATGCCTTTCACCGGGTTTCTTTATCTGATGAACTGAACGTG TTAGGTATTCATATGAAGCCCAGGGTGGGGCATATTCGG GAAGGTTTCCATACATTTCGTGGAGGTTTCTGGAATTACTTCAGCATGG GAATGGATGCACAAGTATCTTATGCATTTCACTCAGAGAGGAAAATGAACCCTGACAAATTCAAAAACCAACTTGTCAATCAG AGTTCATATTTAAAGCTAGGATGTACACAAGGATGGTTTTTTGCTCCTCTCGTTCATCCTTCTTCAAA GAACATAGCTCAACTGACTAAGGTTAAGATAATGAAAAAGCAGGGTGAATGGCAAGACCTTCACATCCCACCCAG TGTCAGGTCAATTGTATGCCTCAACTTGCCTAGCTTTTCCGGTGGACTAAATCCCTGGGGAACACCAAATAGCAACAAACGTCGATAT AGGGACTTGACTCCTCCATTTGTAGACGACGGCCTTCTTGAGGTTGTTGGATTCAGAGACGCTTGGCACGGATTGGTCCTCCTTGCTCCAAAAGGACATGGGACACGTCTAGCCCAG GCGCATGGAATCCGGTTTGAGTTTCAGAAAGGTGCAGCTGATCATACATTCATGAGGATTGATGGGGAACCCTGGAAGCAGCCACTACCTGATAATGATGATACTGTTGTGGTAGAAATTTCTCATCTAGGCCAAGTTAAGATGCTTGCTACCCACGACTGCAGAGCCAAAAGTATACATGATCCCACAAGTCAATTCAGTCATGACGCTGATGAGGTTGATAGTGATGAAGAAAATTCAGTCACTGAAGAACGGAGGAAATTTGGGGCAGCAGACACTTTCAAAATTCCAGATGAG GTTAAGAGACAAAATAGGTCTCATGGGAGGAAGCCTAGACTATGGGCGCTATTAAGGAATTTGCTCGCCTTTCGTTTAGAGAGACATTGA
- the LOC107025812 gene encoding diacylglycerol kinase 5-like isoform X3, with product MRNQYFPQDTCLLKFLSRPLNRLQLELMADSESEHNNIHRDFYIPTYILAPNASSNSLRLPDVPTCPVLVFVNSKSGGQLGGELLRTFRHLLNKYQVFDLGDEAPDSVLRRLYLNIERLKGNGDHFAAEIEERMRIIVAGGDGTAGWLLGVVSDLKLSQPPPIATVPLGTGNNLPFAFGWGKKNPGTDLNSVISFLKQVMNAKEMKMDSWHILMRMRAPKVGSCDPVAPLELPHSLHAFHRVSLSDELNVEGFHTFRGGFWNYFSMGMDAQVSYAFHSERKMNPDKFKNQLVNQSSYLKLGCTQGWFFAPLVHPSSKNIAQLTKVKIMKKQGEWQDLHIPPSVRSIVCLNLPSFSGGLNPWGTPNSNKRRYRDLTPPFVDDGLLEVVGFRDAWHGLVLLAPKGHGTRLAQAHGIRFEFQKGAADHTFMRIDGEPWKQPLPDNDDTVVVEISHLGQVKMLATHDCRAKSIHDPTSQFSHDADEVDSDEENSVTEERRKFGAADTFKIPDEVKRQNRSHGRKPRLWALLRNLLAFRLERH from the exons ATGAGGAATCAGTATTTTCCGCAGGATACATGTTTGTTGAAATTTCTCTCACGGCCTTTGAACAGA CTGCAGCTGGAGTTAATGGCAGATTCTGAGTCCGAGCACAATAACATCCATAGAGACTTTTATATTCCTACTTATATACTTGCACCGAATGCTTCGAGCAACAGTTTACGTTTACCTGATGTACCAACATGCCCTGTGCTAGTGTTCGTCAACTCTAAAAGTGGAGGTCAACTTGGAGGAGAACTTCTTCGTACATTTCGCCATCTTCTTAACAAATATCAG GTTTTTGATTTGGGAGATGAAGCTCCTGATAGTGTTTTACGTAGACTGTATTTGAATATAGAAAGGCTCAAGGGTAATGGTGATCACTTTGCCGCCGAAATTGAAGAGAGAATGAGAATTATT GTTGCAGGTGGAGATGGAACGGCTGGCTGGCTTCTCGGAGTTGTATCTGATCTCAAACTATCTCAGCCACCTCCAATTGCAACAGTACCTCTGGGAACTGGAAATAACCTTCCATTTGCTTTTGGCTGG GGAAAGAAGAATCCAGGGACCGACCTTAACTCCGTCATCTCTTTTTTGAAGCAAGTAATGAATGCAAAGGAAATGAAGATGGACAG TTGGCACATTCTTATGAGGATGAGGGCACCAAAAGTTGGTTCTTGTGATCCTGTTGCACCGCTAGAATTGCCTCATTCTTTGCATGCCTTTCACCGGGTTTCTTTATCTGATGAACTGAACGTG GAAGGTTTCCATACATTTCGTGGAGGTTTCTGGAATTACTTCAGCATGG GAATGGATGCACAAGTATCTTATGCATTTCACTCAGAGAGGAAAATGAACCCTGACAAATTCAAAAACCAACTTGTCAATCAG AGTTCATATTTAAAGCTAGGATGTACACAAGGATGGTTTTTTGCTCCTCTCGTTCATCCTTCTTCAAA GAACATAGCTCAACTGACTAAGGTTAAGATAATGAAAAAGCAGGGTGAATGGCAAGACCTTCACATCCCACCCAG TGTCAGGTCAATTGTATGCCTCAACTTGCCTAGCTTTTCCGGTGGACTAAATCCCTGGGGAACACCAAATAGCAACAAACGTCGATAT AGGGACTTGACTCCTCCATTTGTAGACGACGGCCTTCTTGAGGTTGTTGGATTCAGAGACGCTTGGCACGGATTGGTCCTCCTTGCTCCAAAAGGACATGGGACACGTCTAGCCCAG GCGCATGGAATCCGGTTTGAGTTTCAGAAAGGTGCAGCTGATCATACATTCATGAGGATTGATGGGGAACCCTGGAAGCAGCCACTACCTGATAATGATGATACTGTTGTGGTAGAAATTTCTCATCTAGGCCAAGTTAAGATGCTTGCTACCCACGACTGCAGAGCCAAAAGTATACATGATCCCACAAGTCAATTCAGTCATGACGCTGATGAGGTTGATAGTGATGAAGAAAATTCAGTCACTGAAGAACGGAGGAAATTTGGGGCAGCAGACACTTTCAAAATTCCAGATGAG GTTAAGAGACAAAATAGGTCTCATGGGAGGAAGCCTAGACTATGGGCGCTATTAAGGAATTTGCTCGCCTTTCGTTTAGAGAGACATTGA
- the LOC107025812 gene encoding diacylglycerol kinase 5-like isoform X1: protein MRNQYFPQDTCLLKFLSRPLNRLQLELMADSESEHNNIHRDFYIPTYILAPNASSNSLRLPDVPTCPVLVFVNSKSGGQLGGELLRTFRHLLNKYQVFDLGDEAPDSVLRRLYLNIERLKGNGDHFAAEIEERMRIIVAGGDGTAGWLLGVVSDLKLSQPPPIATVPLGTGNNLPFAFGWGKKNPGTDLNSVISFLKQVMNAKEMKMDSWHILMRMRAPKVGSCDPVAPLELPHSLHAFHRVSLSDELNVLGIHMKPRVGHIREGFHTFRGGFWNYFSMGMDAQVSYAFHSERKMNPDKFKNQLVNQSSYLKLGCTQGWFFAPLVHPSSKNIAQLTKVKIMKKQGEWQDLHIPPSVRSIVCLNLPSFSGGLNPWGTPNSNKRRYRDLTPPFVDDGLLEVVGFRDAWHGLVLLAPKGHGTRLAQAHGIRFEFQKGAADHTFMRIDGEPWKQPLPDNDDTVVVEISHLGQVKMLATHDCRAKSIHDPTSQFSHDADEVDSDEENSVTEERRKFGAADTFKIPDEVKRQNRSHGRKPRLWALLRNLLAFRLERH, encoded by the exons ATGAGGAATCAGTATTTTCCGCAGGATACATGTTTGTTGAAATTTCTCTCACGGCCTTTGAACAGA CTGCAGCTGGAGTTAATGGCAGATTCTGAGTCCGAGCACAATAACATCCATAGAGACTTTTATATTCCTACTTATATACTTGCACCGAATGCTTCGAGCAACAGTTTACGTTTACCTGATGTACCAACATGCCCTGTGCTAGTGTTCGTCAACTCTAAAAGTGGAGGTCAACTTGGAGGAGAACTTCTTCGTACATTTCGCCATCTTCTTAACAAATATCAG GTTTTTGATTTGGGAGATGAAGCTCCTGATAGTGTTTTACGTAGACTGTATTTGAATATAGAAAGGCTCAAGGGTAATGGTGATCACTTTGCCGCCGAAATTGAAGAGAGAATGAGAATTATT GTTGCAGGTGGAGATGGAACGGCTGGCTGGCTTCTCGGAGTTGTATCTGATCTCAAACTATCTCAGCCACCTCCAATTGCAACAGTACCTCTGGGAACTGGAAATAACCTTCCATTTGCTTTTGGCTGG GGAAAGAAGAATCCAGGGACCGACCTTAACTCCGTCATCTCTTTTTTGAAGCAAGTAATGAATGCAAAGGAAATGAAGATGGACAG TTGGCACATTCTTATGAGGATGAGGGCACCAAAAGTTGGTTCTTGTGATCCTGTTGCACCGCTAGAATTGCCTCATTCTTTGCATGCCTTTCACCGGGTTTCTTTATCTGATGAACTGAACGTG TTAGGTATTCATATGAAGCCCAGGGTGGGGCATATTCGG GAAGGTTTCCATACATTTCGTGGAGGTTTCTGGAATTACTTCAGCATGG GAATGGATGCACAAGTATCTTATGCATTTCACTCAGAGAGGAAAATGAACCCTGACAAATTCAAAAACCAACTTGTCAATCAG AGTTCATATTTAAAGCTAGGATGTACACAAGGATGGTTTTTTGCTCCTCTCGTTCATCCTTCTTCAAA GAACATAGCTCAACTGACTAAGGTTAAGATAATGAAAAAGCAGGGTGAATGGCAAGACCTTCACATCCCACCCAG TGTCAGGTCAATTGTATGCCTCAACTTGCCTAGCTTTTCCGGTGGACTAAATCCCTGGGGAACACCAAATAGCAACAAACGTCGATAT AGGGACTTGACTCCTCCATTTGTAGACGACGGCCTTCTTGAGGTTGTTGGATTCAGAGACGCTTGGCACGGATTGGTCCTCCTTGCTCCAAAAGGACATGGGACACGTCTAGCCCAG GCGCATGGAATCCGGTTTGAGTTTCAGAAAGGTGCAGCTGATCATACATTCATGAGGATTGATGGGGAACCCTGGAAGCAGCCACTACCTGATAATGATGATACTGTTGTGGTAGAAATTTCTCATCTAGGCCAAGTTAAGATGCTTGCTACCCACGACTGCAGAGCCAAAAGTATACATGATCCCACAAGTCAATTCAGTCATGACGCTGATGAGGTTGATAGTGATGAAGAAAATTCAGTCACTGAAGAACGGAGGAAATTTGGGGCAGCAGACACTTTCAAAATTCCAGATGAG GTTAAGAGACAAAATAGGTCTCATGGGAGGAAGCCTAGACTATGGGCGCTATTAAGGAATTTGCTCGCCTTTCGTTTAGAGAGACATTGA
- the LOC107025812 gene encoding diacylglycerol kinase 5-like isoform X6 — translation MADSESEHNNIHRDFYIPTYILAPNASSNSLRLPDVPTCPVLVFVNSKSGGQLGGELLRTFRHLLNKYQVFDLGDEAPDSVLRRLYLNIERLKGNGDHFAAEIEERMRIIVAGGDGTAGWLLGVVSDLKLSQPPPIATVPLGTGNNLPFAFGWGKKNPGTDLNSVISFLKQVMNAKEMKMDSWHILMRMRAPKVGSCDPVAPLELPHSLHAFHRVSLSDELNVEGFHTFRGGFWNYFSMGMDAQVSYAFHSERKMNPDKFKNQLVNQSSYLKLGCTQGWFFAPLVHPSSKNIAQLTKVKIMKKQGEWQDLHIPPSVRSIVCLNLPSFSGGLNPWGTPNSNKRRYRDLTPPFVDDGLLEVVGFRDAWHGLVLLAPKGHGTRLAQAHGIRFEFQKGAADHTFMRIDGEPWKQPLPDNDDTVVVEISHLGQVKMLATHDCRAKSIHDPTSQFSHDADEVDSDEENSVTEERRKFGAADTFKIPDEVDVSSLS, via the exons ATGGCAGATTCTGAGTCCGAGCACAATAACATCCATAGAGACTTTTATATTCCTACTTATATACTTGCACCGAATGCTTCGAGCAACAGTTTACGTTTACCTGATGTACCAACATGCCCTGTGCTAGTGTTCGTCAACTCTAAAAGTGGAGGTCAACTTGGAGGAGAACTTCTTCGTACATTTCGCCATCTTCTTAACAAATATCAG GTTTTTGATTTGGGAGATGAAGCTCCTGATAGTGTTTTACGTAGACTGTATTTGAATATAGAAAGGCTCAAGGGTAATGGTGATCACTTTGCCGCCGAAATTGAAGAGAGAATGAGAATTATT GTTGCAGGTGGAGATGGAACGGCTGGCTGGCTTCTCGGAGTTGTATCTGATCTCAAACTATCTCAGCCACCTCCAATTGCAACAGTACCTCTGGGAACTGGAAATAACCTTCCATTTGCTTTTGGCTGG GGAAAGAAGAATCCAGGGACCGACCTTAACTCCGTCATCTCTTTTTTGAAGCAAGTAATGAATGCAAAGGAAATGAAGATGGACAG TTGGCACATTCTTATGAGGATGAGGGCACCAAAAGTTGGTTCTTGTGATCCTGTTGCACCGCTAGAATTGCCTCATTCTTTGCATGCCTTTCACCGGGTTTCTTTATCTGATGAACTGAACGTG GAAGGTTTCCATACATTTCGTGGAGGTTTCTGGAATTACTTCAGCATGG GAATGGATGCACAAGTATCTTATGCATTTCACTCAGAGAGGAAAATGAACCCTGACAAATTCAAAAACCAACTTGTCAATCAG AGTTCATATTTAAAGCTAGGATGTACACAAGGATGGTTTTTTGCTCCTCTCGTTCATCCTTCTTCAAA GAACATAGCTCAACTGACTAAGGTTAAGATAATGAAAAAGCAGGGTGAATGGCAAGACCTTCACATCCCACCCAG TGTCAGGTCAATTGTATGCCTCAACTTGCCTAGCTTTTCCGGTGGACTAAATCCCTGGGGAACACCAAATAGCAACAAACGTCGATAT AGGGACTTGACTCCTCCATTTGTAGACGACGGCCTTCTTGAGGTTGTTGGATTCAGAGACGCTTGGCACGGATTGGTCCTCCTTGCTCCAAAAGGACATGGGACACGTCTAGCCCAG GCGCATGGAATCCGGTTTGAGTTTCAGAAAGGTGCAGCTGATCATACATTCATGAGGATTGATGGGGAACCCTGGAAGCAGCCACTACCTGATAATGATGATACTGTTGTGGTAGAAATTTCTCATCTAGGCCAAGTTAAGATGCTTGCTACCCACGACTGCAGAGCCAAAAGTATACATGATCCCACAAGTCAATTCAGTCATGACGCTGATGAGGTTGATAGTGATGAAGAAAATTCAGTCACTGAAGAACGGAGGAAATTTGGGGCAGCAGACACTTTCAAAATTCCAGATGAGGTTGATGTTTCTAGTCTCAGTTAA